From one Chryseobacterium sp. 3008163 genomic stretch:
- the trpB gene encoding tryptophan synthase subunit beta translates to MIKTNYKNPDENGYYGEFGGAFIPEMLYPNVEELQKNYLEIIESEEFQNEYQDLLKNYVGRATPLYFAKNLSEKYKTKVYLKREDLNHTGAHKINNALGQVLLAKRLGKHRIIAETGAGQHGVATATACALLGLECIVYMGEIDIARQAPNVGRMKMLGATVIPATSGSKTLKDAVNEALRDWINNSTTTHYVIGSVVGPHPFPDLVARFQSVISKEIKEQLHEQIGRENPDYVIACVGGGSNAAGTFYHFVEEESVKIIAAEAGGFGVESGKSAATTFLGTLGVLHGSKSLVMQTNDGQVIEPHSISAGLDYPGIGPFHANLFKENRAEFFSINDDEALQSAFDLTKLEGIIPALESAHALAVLNKKKFNENDIVVICLSGRGDKDMETYLKEIRS, encoded by the coding sequence ATGATTAAAACAAATTATAAAAACCCAGACGAAAACGGATATTACGGAGAATTCGGCGGCGCATTCATCCCCGAAATGCTATATCCAAATGTGGAAGAACTACAGAAAAATTATCTTGAAATTATAGAATCCGAAGAATTTCAAAATGAATATCAGGATTTATTAAAAAACTATGTCGGACGTGCTACTCCACTCTATTTTGCGAAGAATTTAAGTGAAAAATATAAAACTAAAGTTTATTTAAAAAGAGAAGATCTTAACCACACCGGTGCGCACAAAATCAATAACGCTTTGGGACAGGTTCTATTGGCAAAACGTTTGGGTAAACATAGAATTATTGCTGAAACCGGAGCCGGACAACATGGTGTTGCAACAGCAACAGCTTGTGCCTTACTTGGACTAGAATGTATTGTTTATATGGGCGAAATCGACATTGCGAGACAGGCTCCGAATGTTGGAAGAATGAAAATGTTGGGAGCAACCGTAATTCCTGCAACTTCCGGTTCGAAAACGTTGAAAGATGCTGTTAACGAAGCGCTAAGAGATTGGATTAATAACTCAACCACAACACATTATGTCATTGGAAGTGTGGTTGGACCACATCCGTTTCCTGATTTGGTAGCGAGATTTCAATCGGTGATTTCTAAAGAAATTAAAGAACAGCTTCACGAACAAATCGGAAGAGAAAATCCTGATTACGTGATCGCCTGTGTTGGTGGCGGAAGCAATGCTGCAGGAACTTTTTATCATTTTGTAGAGGAAGAGAGCGTAAAAATTATTGCTGCAGAAGCAGGAGGTTTTGGCGTTGAATCAGGGAAATCTGCTGCGACTACTTTTTTAGGAACTTTAGGTGTTTTGCACGGAAGTAAAAGTTTAGTCATGCAGACCAATGACGGACAGGTTATCGAGCCTCACTCGATTTCAGCAGGTTTGGATTATCCGGGAATCGGACCGTTTCACGCAAATTTATTTAAAGAAAACCGTGCAGAATTTTTCAGTATTAATGATGATGAAGCGTTACAGTCTGCTTTTGATTTAACCAAATTAGAAGGAATTATTCCTGCTTTGGAAAGTGCTCATGCTTTGGCAGTTTTAAATAAGAAAAAGTTTAACGAAAATGATATTGTGGTCATTTGCTTAAGTGGCCGTGGCGACAAGGATATGGAAACCTACCTAAAAGAAATTAGAAGTTAG